The proteins below come from a single Pseudomonas sp. MYb118 genomic window:
- a CDS encoding pyruvate, water dikinase regulatory protein, with the protein MKRSAFFISDGTGITAETLGQSLLAQFENITFSKFTRPYIDSADKARAMVQQINKAAENDGFRPIIFDTIVNQDIREILATSNGFMIDIFSTFLAPLEQELTEHSSYTVGKSHSIGTNSNYMERIEAVNFALDNDDGARTHYYDKADLILVGVSRCGKTPTCLYMAMQFGIRAANYPLTEDDMERLTLPNALRSHQHKLFGLTIDPDRLTAIRNERKPNSRYSSYAQCEFEVREVENLFRRENIPHINSTHFSVEEISAKILVEKGVERRFK; encoded by the coding sequence ATGAAACGATCTGCTTTCTTTATCTCCGATGGTACCGGCATCACTGCCGAAACCCTGGGTCAAAGCCTCCTGGCGCAGTTCGAAAACATTACCTTCAGCAAATTCACCCGGCCGTACATCGACAGCGCGGATAAAGCGCGGGCCATGGTACAACAAATCAACAAGGCCGCCGAAAACGACGGCTTCCGGCCGATCATCTTCGACACCATCGTCAATCAGGACATCCGTGAGATCCTCGCAACGTCCAATGGTTTCATGATCGACATTTTCTCGACCTTCCTGGCACCGCTTGAACAGGAACTGACCGAGCATTCTTCCTATACCGTCGGCAAGTCCCACTCCATTGGTACCAACTCCAACTACATGGAGCGCATCGAGGCGGTGAACTTCGCCCTCGACAACGACGACGGCGCCCGTACGCATTATTACGACAAGGCCGACCTGATCCTGGTCGGCGTGTCGCGCTGCGGTAAAACCCCGACCTGCCTGTACATGGCCATGCAATTCGGTATTCGTGCGGCCAACTACCCGCTGACCGAAGACGACATGGAACGCCTGACCCTGCCAAACGCCCTGCGCTCGCACCAGCACAAGCTGTTCGGCCTGACCATCGACCCCGACCGCCTCACCGCCATCCGCAACGAGCGCAAGCCCAACAGCCGCTATTCGAGCTACGCACAATGCGAGTTCGAAGTGCGCGAGGTGGAAAACCTGTTCCGGCGCGAGAACATTCCGCACATCAATTCCACGCATTTTTCCGTTGAAGAGATCTCGGCGAAGATTCTTGTGGAGA
- the ppsA gene encoding phosphoenolpyruvate synthase, with translation MVEYVVSLDKLGKHDVEHVGGKNASLGEMISNLAGAGVSVPGGFATTAQAYRDFLELSGLNQQIHDALDALDVDDVNALAKTGAQIRQWIMEAEFPEKLNTEIRTAFAALSAGNPDIAVAVRSSATAEDLPDASFAGQQETFLNIRGVDNVIRAAKEVFASLFNDRAISYRVHQGFDHKLVALSAGVQRMVRSETGTAGVMFTLDTESGFRDVVFITGAYGLGETVVQGAVNPDEFYVHKDTLTAGRPAILRRNLGSKAIKMIYGDEAKAGRSVKTVDVDKADRARFCLSDAEVSELAKQAMIIEKHYQCPMDIEWAKDGDDGKLYIVQARPETVKSRTQANVMERYLLKETGTVLVEGRAIGQRIGAGKVRVIKDVSEMDKVQVGDVLVSDMTDPDWEPVMKRASAIVTNRGGRTCHAAIIARELGIPAVVGCGNATELLKEGQGVTVSCAEGDTGYIFEGELGFDIKKNSVDAMPELPFKIMMNVGNPDRAFDFAQLPNAGVGLARLEFIINRMIGVHPKALLNYDGLPQDIKDSVDKRIAGYNDPVGFYVEKLVEGISTLAAAFWPKKVIVRLSDFKSNEYANLIGGKLYEPEEENPMLGFRGASRYISESFRDCFELECRALKRVRNEMGLTNVEIMVPFVRTLGEASQVVDLLAEKGLARGDNGLRIIMMCELPSNAILAEEFLEYFDGFSIGSNDLTQLTLGLDRDSGIIAHLFDERNPAVKKLLANAIAACNKAGKYIGICGQGPSDHPDLAKWLMEQGIESVSLNPDSVLETWFFLAEGQASA, from the coding sequence TTGGTAGAGTACGTAGTTTCCCTCGATAAGCTCGGCAAACACGATGTTGAGCATGTGGGGGGCAAGAACGCATCCCTGGGCGAGATGATCAGCAACCTCGCCGGTGCCGGTGTATCGGTACCTGGTGGCTTCGCCACAACCGCCCAGGCTTATCGTGATTTCCTCGAACTGAGCGGCCTGAACCAGCAGATTCACGACGCCCTCGATGCCCTGGATGTCGACGACGTGAATGCCCTGGCCAAGACCGGCGCACAGATCCGCCAATGGATCATGGAAGCCGAGTTCCCGGAAAAACTGAACACCGAGATCCGCACCGCGTTCGCCGCGCTGTCGGCCGGCAACCCTGACATTGCCGTGGCCGTGCGTTCTTCCGCGACCGCCGAAGACCTGCCGGACGCTTCCTTCGCCGGTCAGCAGGAAACCTTCCTGAACATCCGTGGTGTCGACAACGTCATCCGCGCCGCCAAGGAAGTGTTCGCCTCCCTGTTCAACGACCGGGCGATTTCCTACCGCGTGCACCAGGGCTTCGATCACAAGCTGGTCGCCCTGTCGGCTGGCGTGCAGCGCATGGTCCGCTCCGAAACCGGCACCGCCGGCGTGATGTTCACCCTCGATACCGAATCGGGCTTCCGTGACGTGGTGTTCATCACCGGCGCCTACGGCCTGGGTGAAACCGTCGTACAAGGCGCGGTGAACCCGGACGAGTTCTACGTCCACAAGGACACCCTGACCGCCGGTCGCCCGGCGATCCTGCGCCGCAACCTGGGCAGCAAGGCCATCAAGATGATCTACGGCGACGAGGCCAAGGCCGGTCGTTCGGTCAAGACCGTCGACGTCGACAAGGCCGATCGCGCTCGTTTCTGCCTGTCCGACGCCGAGGTCAGCGAGCTGGCCAAGCAGGCGATGATCATCGAGAAGCACTACCAGTGCCCGATGGACATCGAATGGGCCAAGGACGGTGACGACGGCAAGCTGTACATCGTGCAGGCCCGTCCGGAAACCGTGAAGAGCCGCACCCAGGCCAACGTCATGGAACGTTACCTGTTGAAGGAAACCGGCACCGTGCTGGTCGAAGGTCGCGCCATCGGCCAGCGTATCGGCGCCGGCAAGGTCCGCGTGATCAAGGACGTGTCCGAGATGGACAAGGTCCAGGTCGGCGACGTACTGGTATCCGACATGACCGACCCGGACTGGGAACCGGTCATGAAGCGCGCCAGCGCCATCGTCACCAACCGTGGCGGTCGTACCTGCCACGCGGCGATCATCGCCCGTGAGCTGGGCATTCCAGCCGTGGTCGGTTGCGGCAACGCCACCGAGTTGCTGAAGGAAGGCCAGGGCGTGACCGTGTCCTGCGCCGAAGGCGACACCGGCTACATCTTCGAAGGCGAGCTGGGCTTCGACATCAAGAAAAACTCCGTGGACGCCATGCCGGAGCTGCCGTTCAAGATCATGATGAACGTCGGCAACCCGGACCGCGCCTTCGATTTCGCGCAGTTGCCGAACGCCGGTGTGGGCCTGGCCCGCCTGGAGTTCATCATCAACCGCATGATCGGCGTGCACCCTAAGGCGCTGCTGAACTACGACGGCCTGCCACAGGACATCAAGGACAGCGTCGACAAGCGCATCGCCGGCTACAACGATCCGGTCGGCTTCTACGTCGAGAAACTGGTCGAGGGCATCAGCACCCTGGCCGCCGCGTTCTGGCCGAAAAAGGTCATCGTGCGCCTGTCGGACTTCAAGTCAAACGAATACGCCAACCTGATCGGCGGCAAGCTGTACGAGCCGGAAGAAGAAAACCCGATGCTGGGCTTCCGTGGCGCTTCGCGTTACATCAGCGAATCGTTCCGTGACTGCTTCGAACTCGAATGCCGCGCCCTCAAGCGCGTGCGCAACGAGATGGGCCTGACCAACGTCGAGATCATGGTGCCGTTCGTCCGTACCCTGGGCGAAGCGAGCCAGGTGGTCGACCTGCTGGCCGAGAAGGGCCTGGCCCGTGGCGACAACGGCCTGCGCATCATCATGATGTGCGAGCTGCCGTCCAACGCGATCCTGGCCGAAGAGTTCCTCGAGTATTTCGACGGTTTCTCCATCGGTTCCAACGACCTGACCCAGCTCACCCTGGGCCTGGACCGCGACTCCGGGATCATCGCGCACCTGTTCGACGAGCGGAACCCGGCGGTCAAGAAGCTGCTGGCCAACGCCATTGCCGCGTGCAACAAGGCCGGCAAGTACATCGGCATCTGCGGCCAGGGCCCTTCGGACCACCCAGACCTGGCCAAGTGGCTGATGGAGCAGGGCATCGAAAGCGTCTCGTTGAACCCGGACTCCGTACTGGAAACCTGGTTCTTCCTGGCGGAAGGTCAAGCTTCGGCCTGA
- a CDS encoding alpha/beta fold hydrolase codes for MQSSSNLFPVALISAERRGDLSEDVYRLKPGNSPDNTVELAVTRLGLADEPAVRGVPVILLHGSFSNRRFWFSPKGVGLGATLARLGFDVWIAEMRGHGLSQRNQDYRKNRVADYARYDLPAIGAFVREQSAQIPHWIGHSLGGITLAAALGGEYIGEPVVASAAFFGTQVSRTYWPLKIPPVEWGGRFILKRFAQLSGSRLKRGPEDEPIGLALESMRWYGLFGRFGDRDKDWWAGLANVQLPVLAVSAAGDHQDPEWACRKLFDQLGSEHKQFINLGREQGFGDNFGHIEMLVSKAAQAEVWPLVVRWLNDQHTPLLGEAADLAAAV; via the coding sequence ATGCAAAGCAGCAGCAACCTATTTCCTGTCGCCCTGATCAGCGCCGAGCGGCGCGGCGATCTGAGCGAAGATGTTTATCGTTTGAAACCCGGCAACAGCCCGGACAACACCGTCGAACTGGCGGTCACGCGCCTGGGGCTCGCGGACGAGCCCGCCGTACGCGGCGTGCCGGTGATCCTGTTGCACGGCAGTTTTTCCAACCGCCGTTTCTGGTTCTCGCCAAAGGGCGTCGGACTGGGGGCAACCCTGGCACGCCTGGGATTCGACGTGTGGATCGCGGAAATGCGCGGCCACGGCCTGTCCCAGCGTAACCAGGATTACCGCAAGAACCGCGTCGCCGACTACGCACGCTACGATTTGCCGGCCATCGGTGCGTTCGTGCGCGAACAAAGCGCGCAGATTCCACACTGGATCGGGCATTCCCTCGGCGGCATTACCCTGGCCGCCGCGCTGGGTGGTGAATACATCGGCGAGCCGGTGGTGGCTTCGGCGGCGTTCTTCGGCACACAGGTCAGTCGCACCTATTGGCCATTGAAGATTCCACCGGTGGAGTGGGGCGGTCGCTTCATTCTCAAGCGTTTTGCCCAGCTTTCAGGTTCACGGCTCAAGCGCGGCCCGGAGGACGAGCCGATTGGCCTGGCCCTGGAAAGCATGCGCTGGTACGGCCTGTTCGGCCGCTTTGGCGATCGCGACAAGGATTGGTGGGCCGGTCTGGCCAACGTCCAGTTGCCGGTGCTGGCGGTCAGCGCGGCGGGCGATCACCAGGACCCGGAATGGGCCTGCCGCAAACTGTTCGATCAGCTAGGCTCGGAGCACAAGCAGTTCATTAACCTGGGACGCGAGCAGGGTTTTGGCGACAATTTTGGCCATATAGAGATGCTTGTCAGCAAAGCCGCCCAGGCCGAGGTCTGGCCGTTGGTGGTGCGCTGGCTGAACGATCAGCACACGCCGCTGTTGGGCGAGGCAGCGGATTTGGCCGCGGCAGTCTGA
- the rraA gene encoding ribonuclease E activity regulator RraA, producing the protein MNHYLTPDLCDAYPELVQVLEPMFSNFGGRDSFGGEIVTIKCFEDNSLVKEQVELKGNGKVLVVDGGGSLRRALLGDMLAEKAAKNGWEGLVIYGCIRDVDVIAQTDLGVQALASHPMKTDKRGIGDLNVAVTFAGVTFHPGHYLYADNNGVIISPSPLKMPE; encoded by the coding sequence ATGAACCATTACCTTACGCCCGACCTGTGCGACGCCTATCCGGAACTGGTGCAGGTGCTGGAACCGATGTTCAGCAATTTCGGTGGCCGTGATTCCTTCGGCGGCGAAATCGTGACCATCAAGTGTTTCGAAGACAACTCGCTGGTCAAGGAGCAGGTCGAACTCAAGGGCAATGGCAAGGTGCTGGTGGTCGACGGTGGCGGCTCGCTGCGTCGCGCATTGCTGGGCGACATGCTGGCCGAGAAAGCGGCGAAAAACGGTTGGGAAGGGCTGGTGATCTACGGCTGCATCCGCGACGTCGACGTCATTGCGCAAACCGACCTGGGCGTCCAGGCCCTGGCCAGCCATCCGATGAAGACCGACAAGCGCGGCATCGGCGACCTCAACGTCGCGGTGACCTTCGCCGGCGTCACCTTCCATCCGGGCCACTACCTCTATGCGGACAATAACGGCGTGATCATCTCGCCGAGCCCGCTGAAGATGCCTGAATAA
- a CDS encoding zinc transporter ZntB, whose translation MFEEDNAQWGLVHALVLDGKGGARSIARTELDDLQLKAHESLWLHWDRSHPQTQTWLRKSSGLSEFNCDLLLEENTRPRLLQLTDSELLLFLRGVNLNPGAEPEDMVSVRIFGSAQRVISLRLRPLRATDELLVQLAEGKGPKTASELILYMAQNLTNKVQDLVSCLSEVVDEEEEKLDADERYTPEHGTVLQIRRRAAGLKRFLAPQRDIFGQLTRIKLPWFVEDDGDYWNELNNSLTRYLEELELTRERVGLVLEAEDRRLNERMNRTMYRFGIITGIFLPMSFLTGLLGINVGGIPFSASPYGFMVACLLMVLVALGQWWLFRRLRWV comes from the coding sequence ATGTTCGAGGAAGACAACGCGCAGTGGGGGCTGGTGCATGCCCTGGTGCTGGATGGTAAAGGCGGTGCGCGTTCGATAGCCCGGACTGAACTCGATGACTTGCAGCTCAAGGCGCATGAAAGCCTGTGGCTGCACTGGGACCGCAGTCATCCGCAAACCCAGACCTGGCTGCGCAAATCCAGTGGCCTGAGCGAATTCAACTGCGACCTGTTGCTCGAAGAAAACACCCGTCCGCGTCTTTTACAGCTGACTGACAGCGAACTGCTGTTATTTTTGCGTGGGGTGAACCTCAATCCGGGGGCCGAGCCGGAAGACATGGTTTCGGTGCGGATCTTCGGTTCGGCGCAACGGGTGATCTCCCTGCGTTTGCGGCCACTGCGTGCCACCGATGAATTATTGGTGCAGCTGGCGGAAGGCAAGGGGCCGAAAACCGCTTCCGAGCTCATCCTTTATATGGCCCAGAACCTCACCAACAAGGTGCAGGATCTGGTCAGTTGCCTCTCGGAAGTCGTCGATGAGGAAGAAGAAAAGCTGGATGCCGACGAACGGTATACCCCGGAACATGGCACTGTTTTGCAGATCCGTCGCAGGGCGGCCGGGCTTAAACGTTTTCTGGCGCCGCAACGGGATATTTTCGGTCAGCTGACACGGATAAAGCTGCCCTGGTTTGTCGAAGATGACGGGGACTACTGGAACGAATTGAACAACAGCCTGACCCGCTACCTGGAAGAGCTGGAACTGACGCGAGAGCGCGTGGGGCTTGTCCTGGAGGCCGAAGACCGGCGTTTGAACGAGCGCATGAACCGCACGATGTACCGCTTCGGCATCATCACCGGGATCTTTCTGCCGATGAGTTTTCTCACCGGCCTGTTGGGCATCAATGTGGGTGGCATTCCGTTCTCTGCCAGCCCCTATGGCTTCATGGTTGCGTGTCTGTTGATGGTCCTGGTGGCGCTGGGGCAATGGTGGTTATTCAGACGTTTGCGCTGGGTCTGA
- a CDS encoding CrfX protein, which produces MHDPFEQSLRDMLNAQPSARDDDACLGRVLKTANRQVGAGDLFSLLGRWLPALMIALNNGSAHVSPVSRLRKPTARTADKAD; this is translated from the coding sequence ATGCACGATCCGTTTGAACAGTCTTTGCGCGACATGCTCAATGCTCAACCGTCCGCCCGTGACGACGATGCATGCCTGGGCCGCGTCCTCAAAACAGCCAACCGCCAGGTTGGCGCCGGCGATCTGTTCAGCCTGCTGGGCCGCTGGCTGCCCGCGCTGATGATCGCCCTGAACAACGGCTCGGCCCATGTCTCGCCGGTTTCCCGTCTTCGTAAACCTACTGCTCGCACTGCTGATAAGGCTGATTGA
- a CDS encoding mechanosensitive ion channel domain-containing protein — MELDLWTQSLVTAMTALWTKVANFIPNLFGALVVLLLGFVVAKLLDTLLSKLLAKLGLDRLMGGTGLTKLMSRAGLQVPISTLIGKIVYWFVLLIFLVSAAESLGLERVSATLDMLALYLPKVFGAALVLLVGVLLAQLANGLVRGAAEGVGLDYASGLGRIAQGLVIIISISVAISQLEVKTDLLNHVIVIVLITVGLAVALAMGLGSREIAGQILAGIYVRELYQVGQQVRVGEVEGQIEEIGTVKTTLLTDEGELVSLSNRILLEQHVSSR, encoded by the coding sequence ATGGAACTTGATCTCTGGACACAGAGCCTCGTCACTGCAATGACTGCACTATGGACCAAGGTTGCGAACTTCATTCCGAACCTGTTCGGCGCACTGGTTGTGCTGCTGCTGGGTTTCGTCGTGGCGAAACTTCTCGACACTTTGCTGTCGAAGTTGCTCGCCAAGCTGGGCCTCGATCGCCTGATGGGCGGCACCGGCCTGACCAAATTGATGTCCCGGGCCGGCCTGCAAGTGCCGATCTCGACCCTCATTGGCAAAATCGTCTATTGGTTCGTTCTGCTGATTTTCCTGGTTTCTGCAGCAGAATCCCTTGGGCTTGAGCGAGTTTCAGCTACGCTGGATATGTTGGCGCTGTATTTGCCGAAAGTTTTCGGCGCAGCATTGGTGTTGCTGGTCGGTGTGTTGCTGGCGCAATTGGCCAATGGCCTCGTGCGCGGCGCCGCGGAAGGCGTAGGGCTGGATTACGCCTCCGGCCTGGGGCGAATTGCCCAGGGTCTGGTGATTATCATCAGTATTTCGGTGGCGATCAGCCAGTTGGAGGTCAAGACTGACCTGCTCAACCATGTGATCGTGATCGTTTTGATTACCGTTGGTCTGGCTGTAGCGCTGGCCATGGGGTTGGGAAGCCGGGAAATTGCCGGTCAGATTCTCGCGGGAATCTATGTGCGTGAGTTGTATCAGGTTGGGCAACAAGTGCGTGTTGGCGAGGTCGAAGGCCAGATCGAGGAGATCGGCACGGTTAAAACCACATTGCTGACCGATGAGGGTGAGCTAGTCTCACTCTCCAATCGGATTCTCCTGGAGCAGCATGTGAGTAGCCGCTAA
- the sigX gene encoding RNA polymerase sigma factor SigX, producing MNKAQPLSTRYDPRELSDEELVARSHTELFHVTRAYEELMRRYQRTLFNVCARYLGNDRDADDVCQEVMLKVLYGLKNFEGKSKFKTWLYSITYNECITQYRKERRKRRLMDALSLDPLEEASEEKAPKPEEKGGLDRWLVHVNPIDREILVLRFVAELEFQEIADIMHMGLSATKMRYKRALDKLREKFAGIAET from the coding sequence TTGAATAAAGCTCAACCGCTCTCCACGCGCTATGACCCCCGCGAGCTCTCTGATGAGGAGTTGGTCGCGCGCTCGCATACCGAGCTGTTTCACGTAACGCGCGCCTACGAAGAGTTGATGCGCCGGTACCAGCGAACATTATTTAACGTCTGTGCACGATATCTTGGGAACGATCGCGACGCAGACGATGTCTGTCAGGAAGTGATGTTGAAGGTGCTGTATGGGTTGAAGAATTTCGAAGGGAAATCGAAGTTCAAGACATGGCTATATAGCATCACGTACAACGAATGCATCACGCAGTATCGAAAGGAACGGCGAAAGCGTCGCTTGATGGACGCTCTAAGTCTGGACCCCCTCGAAGAAGCGTCCGAAGAAAAGGCGCCGAAACCCGAGGAAAAAGGTGGACTTGATCGCTGGTTGGTGCATGTGAACCCGATTGACCGGGAAATTCTGGTGCTACGATTTGTCGCAGAGCTGGAGTTTCAGGAGATCGCAGACATCATGCACATGGGTTTGAGTGCAACAAAAATGCGTTACAAACGTGCTCTAGATAAATTGCGTGAGAAATTTGCAGGCATTGCTGAAACTTAG
- a CDS encoding OmpA family protein, whose product MKLKNTLGLAIGSLIAATSVGALAQGQGAVEIEGFAKKEYYDSQRDFKNDGNLFGGSVGYFLTDDVELRLGYDEVHNVRSDSGKNIKGSNTALDALYHFNNPGDMLRPYVSAGFSDQSIGQNDRGGRDGSTFANVGGGAKLYFTDNFYARAGVEAQYNIDKGDTEWAPSVGIGVNFGGGSKPAAAPVPAPAEVCSDSDNDGVCDNVDKCPDTPANVTVDADGCPAVAEVVRVELDVKFDFDKSVVKPNSYGDIKNLADFMKQYPSTTTTVEGHTDSVGPDAYNQKLSERRANAVKQVLTNQYGVESSRVQSVGYGESRPVADNATEAGRAVNRRVEAQVEAQAK is encoded by the coding sequence ATGAAACTGAAAAACACCTTGGGCTTGGCCATTGGTTCTCTGATTGCGGCCACTTCGGTCGGCGCACTGGCACAAGGCCAAGGCGCAGTTGAAATCGAAGGTTTCGCGAAGAAAGAGTACTACGACAGCCAACGCGATTTCAAAAACGACGGCAACCTGTTCGGTGGTTCGGTTGGTTACTTCCTGACCGACGACGTTGAACTGCGTCTGGGCTACGACGAAGTGCACAACGTGCGTAGCGATTCTGGCAAGAACATCAAGGGCTCCAACACTGCCCTGGACGCTCTGTACCACTTCAACAACCCAGGCGACATGCTGCGTCCGTACGTCTCCGCTGGTTTCTCCGACCAGAGCATCGGCCAGAACGATCGCGGTGGTCGTGACGGCTCCACCTTCGCCAACGTTGGCGGCGGTGCCAAGCTGTACTTCACCGACAACTTCTACGCCCGTGCCGGCGTTGAAGCTCAGTACAACATCGACAAGGGCGACACCGAGTGGGCTCCTAGCGTCGGTATCGGTGTGAACTTCGGTGGCGGCTCCAAGCCTGCTGCTGCTCCAGTTCCAGCACCAGCTGAAGTCTGCTCCGACAGCGACAACGATGGCGTGTGCGACAACGTCGACAAGTGCCCAGACACCCCAGCCAACGTTACCGTTGACGCTGATGGCTGCCCGGCAGTTGCTGAAGTCGTACGTGTAGAGCTGGACGTGAAATTCGACTTCGACAAGTCGGTCGTCAAGCCAAACAGCTACGGCGACATCAAAAACCTGGCTGACTTCATGAAGCAGTACCCATCCACCACCACTACTGTTGAAGGTCACACTGACTCCGTCGGTCCTGACGCTTACAACCAGAAACTGTCTGAGCGTCGTGCAAACGCCGTTAAGCAAGTTCTGACCAACCAGTACGGTGTTGAGTCGTCCCGCGTTCAGTCCGTCGGCTACGGCGAATCCCGCCCAGTTGCTGACAACGCCACTGAAGCTGGTCGCGCTGTTAACCGTCGCGTAGAAGCGCAGGTTGAAGCTCAAGCTAAGTAA
- the cobA gene encoding uroporphyrinogen-III C-methyltransferase, protein MNAKVWLVGAGPGDPELLTLKAVRALNEADVVLIDDLVNQAVLEHCPGARIIAVGKRGGCRSTPQAFIHRLMLRYARQGKCVVRLKGGDPCIFGRGGEEAQWLRERGVEVELVNGITAGLAGATQCDIPLTLRGVARGVTLVTAHTQDGSQLNWQALAQGGTTLVVYMGVAKLSEIREQLLQGGMAADTPVAMIENASLPHQRECRSDLTRMEEDARDFELKSPAILVIGAVAGVANTCTAEIQTTTAIL, encoded by the coding sequence ATGAACGCAAAAGTCTGGCTGGTGGGTGCGGGTCCCGGTGACCCGGAGTTGCTGACCCTCAAGGCTGTTCGCGCCTTGAACGAAGCGGATGTGGTGTTGATCGACGACCTGGTAAACCAGGCCGTGCTCGAGCATTGCCCAGGTGCCCGGATCATTGCCGTGGGCAAACGCGGTGGTTGCCGCTCCACGCCGCAGGCGTTCATTCATCGGCTGATGCTGCGTTACGCCCGCCAGGGCAAATGCGTGGTGCGGCTCAAGGGTGGCGACCCGTGCATTTTCGGCCGCGGTGGCGAAGAAGCACAGTGGCTGCGCGAGCGTGGGGTCGAGGTCGAGCTGGTCAACGGCATCACGGCCGGGTTGGCAGGCGCGACCCAGTGCGACATTCCGCTGACCTTGCGCGGCGTGGCGCGTGGCGTGACGCTGGTCACCGCCCACACCCAGGATGGCAGCCAATTGAACTGGCAGGCACTGGCCCAGGGCGGGACTACCCTGGTGGTGTACATGGGCGTGGCGAAACTGAGTGAAATCCGCGAACAGCTGCTGCAGGGCGGCATGGCGGCGGATACGCCGGTGGCAATGATCGAAAACGCCTCCCTGCCCCACCAGCGCGAGTGCCGCAGCGACCTGACCCGCATGGAAGAAGACGCCCGCGACTTCGAACTGAAAAGCCCGGCGATCCTCGTCATCGGTGCAGTGGCCGGCGTCGCCAATACCTGCACCGCAGAAATCCAGACAACCACCGCCATCCTGTAG